Within Paenibacillus sabinae T27, the genomic segment CGGTGGAACCGCTTGAAAAACAGTACGATGTGGCCATCGGCTTCCTTGAGAAGACGTCAACTTACTTCTGCGTCGATAAAGTGAACGCGGTCAAAAAGATCGGCTGGGTTCATATCGATTACGACAAGCTGGGCATGGACCCGGAGTTTGACAAAGGCTATTTTCAGCGGCTGGACCATATTGTCACGGTGTCGGAGGAATGCGTCGACATTCTCGCCAGACGGTTCCCGGAGCAGCGGCACAAAATCGAGCTGATCTACAACATTATCTCTCCGAGAATCATCCGGCAGATGGCCGATCAGGCCAAAGTAGACGTCTACGGCCGCTCCGGTAATGAAATCGTCATTCTGTCCATCGGCCGTCTGCATCCCCAGAAGGGCTTCGAATTAGCGATTGAAGCGTGCAAGCTCCTCGTAACCAAAGGATACGATATCTGCTGGAATGTCATTGGAAGCGGGGAGGAGAAGGCCCGGCTGACCCGGCTGATCCGGGAGAACGGCCTGGAGAACCATTTCAAGCTGCTGGGGCTGATGACTAATCCGTACTCCTACATCAAGCATGCCGATTTCTATGTGCAGACCTCGCGGTTCGAGGGCAAATCCATTGCCATTGATGAGGCGAAAATTCTGAACAAACCGATTCTCGTCACCAATTTCAGCACCGCCAAGGATCAGATCAGACATGAGCATAACGGACTGATCGCTTCCATGAATCCGGAGGATATTGCCCGGGGAATCGAGCGGCTGATCGAGGACCGGGAGCTCAGAGCCCGGTTGTCCCGCAATCTTTCCCTGGAGAAGCTGGGCACGGAGGAAGAGATCGATAAACTTTACAGGCTTGTGGGTGAGGCGCAATGAAGAAGAGGCTGCTGTTCGTGATGAATAATCTGCACTGCGGCGGCGCGGAGAAGTCCCTGATTTCCCTGCTGCAGACCCTGGATTATTCCCGCTATGAGGTCGACCTGTTTCTGTTCAGGCATGAGGGCTTGTTCATGTCCCAGATTCCGAGTTTCGTTAATTTGCTGCAGGCGCCCCCGGATAATCTTTATTTTAATATGTCGATCAAAACGGCATTCGCCGACTGCCTCCGCAAAGGCAAGCTCAAGATCGCCCTGGCCCGGTTGTTCGCGCAGTTCATCTTCGTAACGGAGAAGAACGCAGCCCGTTCGGAGCAGCGGGCGTGGAAATACGTATCCGCTTCGATTCCCCGGATTAACGGCAAGTACGATGCGGCCATCGGCTTTCTGGAGAAGAATCCGATCTACTGCATCATCGACAAGGTGGATGCGAAGGTCAAGATCGGCTGGATTCATACCAATTACGCCAGCCTGCGGATGGATGCGGCGATCGACAGGCCTTTTTTTGACCGGCTGGATTATATCGTTACCGTCTCCGACGAATGCGCCAGCGCGCTGCACAAGGCGTTTAAGGCTCAGACCGGCAAGATCAAAGTGATTCATAATATCGTATCGCCATCCATTATCCGGCGGATGTCCGAGCTGGAGATGCCGAAGCCGCCCGCTTCCGGCAAGGGCTGCATGAATATTACGACCGTGGCGAGGCTCAGTCCGGTGAAGGGAATCGACCTGGCGATCGAAGCCTGCCGGATTCTGGTGGAGCAAGGGTATCCGGTTCGCTGGAATGTTCTCGGTTACGGGACCGATTCGGAAGTCCGGGACTGTACCCGGCTGATCCGGGAGTACGGTCTGGAAGAATACTTCAAGCTGCTGGGAACGGTCGATAATCCCTATCCTTATTTGAAATCGGCGGACATTTACGTCCAGCCCTCGCGGTTCGAGGGGAAATCGATTGCCGTCGATGAAGCCAAAATCATGGGCAAACCGATCATCGTCACCAATTTCAGCACGGCCAAAGAGCAGATTGAGCATCGGCTTAACGGCTGGATCGCCGGGATGAATCCAGAGGAGCTTGCCGAAGGCATACGCAAAGTCATCGAGGACGAACAGCTGAGGGCCCGCTGGGCAGAGCGTCTCGCCCGGGAGAAGCTGGGGACGGAAGCCGAAGTGAATAAGCTGTACGAATTGATCTCGTGAAAGGGTGAGCCCATGTTCGAGAGAGTAAAGAAAGCCATCGCGCTAAGGCTGGGAAGAATCAGCACGGAGCAATTGAACATCGAGGCGTGCATCCGCCAAGGAATGAAGGTCGGACGTAATTGCCACGGATTAGGTGCCGCAACCATCGACTATGCGCACTGCTGGCTGATTGAAATCGGCGACAATGTCACCTTCGCTCCGCAGGTGTATTTATTGGCTCACGACGCAAGCACCAAGCGGCATCTGGATTATACGAAGATAGCGAAGATTGTCATCGAAGACGGGGCCTTTATCGGAGCGAGGGCCTTGATCATGCCGGGCGTCACTGTGGGGAAGAACGCGATTGTGGCCGCAGGCAGCATTGTTACCAAGTCCGTGCCCGAGGGGATGGTCGTCGCCGGCAATCAGGCAAGAGTGCTGTCCACAACCGAGGCGTATATTCAAAAGCATCAGGAGAAAATGGGGCATTCGGATCTGTACGACGAGAACTGGACGATCGGCCGCCGGATTTCGCCGGACATGTGCAGGCAAATGTCGGATCAATTGATAAATGGCTCTGTCGGCTATGTGAAGTGAGCTTAAAACTACGAAGCCCGAAAGGATTTGCCCGAGATGGTCATACAGATTCTTCTCTATTTGATTGCTGCCGCTGCTATAATCGCCGCTGCCATTGATCTTATCCCGGTCTGGAAAAGCTGGTTTGGCCGGATACATATCGGCCGCTACGATGACAGGCGAGTCTGGAGCCGCGCTCTGACCGCGAGAGGCCTTAAGTGGCTGAGCCGAATGCCCGCGGTGAAAGTCACCGATAATACCCGGCTCATCGCGCTGGATATGCTCCGGGGGAATTACACGAAGAGCGCGATCCAGCACTGGCAGGAGGCCGCCCTGCTGCTCGGCCTGGGCGAATATTTGCGGCAAAACGACGATCCCGCCGTAAGGCAGAGCATTCAGAGTTTTCTGGACTCGAAGCTGGACGGCGGCGGCCGCTGGAAGGAACAGCCGAAGCATGTCGACACCGCCATTCTGGCCTACGCGATCCTCAGCCTTGATTTTATCGGATCAGACCGGGTTGAGCCGGCCATGCACGCCGTCTGGGAGTTGATCCGGGAGCACCTGGGGACGGACGGAACCGTAAGCTACCGCCAGTCGGTAAAAGGGTACCGCTACGTGGACACGGTCGGATTCATCTGTCCTTTCCTCGTGGCCTACGGACTCAAGTACGGCCGGCCCGAGTGCGTCGATCTGGCGGTGAAGCAGATCACTGAATACGAGCAGCACGGCATGCTGGAGCCCCATCATATCCCCGTGCACGCTTACAACGTGGAGAACCATGTCCCGCTTGGGCTGTACGGCTGGGGCAGAGGGCTAGGCTGGTTCGCCATCGGGCTGATCGACGCCTGGAGCCAGCTTCCCCCGGATCACCGGCATAAGCCGGTTCTGGAGCGCAGCGTGGAGAGGTACGCCGAGGCGGTGATGCGCTTCCAGCAGCCGGACGGCAGCTGGCGATGGACGGTCACCCGGGGCGAATGCAGGCCGGACTCCTCGGCGGTGGCTACCCTGGCCTGGTTTCTGCAGGGCGCTTCGGCCATCGGCCGCATTTCGGTGGAGTGCCGTTTATCGGCCGAAGCCGCCATGCGGTACCTGATGGGGGTTACGAGGCGCAGCGGTGCCGTCGATTTCTCGCAGGGCGACACGAAAGATATCGGCGTCTACTCAACCCTGTTCGATGTCCTTCCCTTTACCCAAGGCTATGCCATCCGCGCGGTCAACCGGTACCTGAACACGTTCCATGAGAAGGGGGAGCCGAGATGAAAATAACCGTCTTCACCCCGGCCTATAACCGGGGGTACATCCTTCCCGAGCTGTATCGGTCGCTGCAGGCCCAGACCTTTGCCGATTTCGAATGGCTGGTCATCGACGACGGCTCAAGCGACCGGACGCCTGAACTGTTCAAAGCCTGGGAGCGAGAGCAGAACCCATTCTCGATCCGCTATTTCAGAGTGGAGAACGGGGGCAAGCACCGGGCGATCAACAAGGGAGTGAATCTGGCGAGAGGCGAGCTGTTCTTTATCGTCGATTCGGATGACCGCCTGACGCCGGATGCGCTGGAGAGCATCGCGAAATGGGAGGAGGGGCTGCAAGGCAACAGCCGTTTTTGCGGCGTCGCCGGAAACCGGGGAGCCGATAGCCAGCATGTGATCGGGACCACGTTCGAGGGCGAATATGTGGACGCCACGTCGCTTGAAAGAACCCGGCTTGGCATTACCGGCGACAAGGCCGAGGTTTTTTACACGAAAATCCTTAGAAATTACCGGTTCGACGAAATCGAGGGCGAGAAATTTTTGACGGAATCCACAGTGTGGGACCGCATGGCCTACGACGGGCTGAAGCTGAGGTGGTTTAATCACACCATTTATATCTGCGACTATCTGGAGGATGGACTCACCCGCAACATGAAACGGATATTTTCGGAAAATCCAAAAGGGACGGCTCTTTATATCAAACAGCAGATTAAGCACTATAACTACGATTTAAGAGGAAGGCTCTCCAACTACAACCTGTACTACGATTTCGTGGGAGCAAGGACCGGTCTGAGGAAGGCGGCCCGTTACCTGGAAATTCACCCTTTGACTTTACTTGCCGCCACCTGTCTGGTGAGGCTGAGGAAGCTTATGCTCCAGCGGCCCTAGCTTATTTAAGCACACTGAAAAGGATATAGGGGATAGCCATGAGAGTAAAAAACTCCATCATCAACATAACGGCAGGCATCGGCAACCAGCTGGTGATGACCCTGCTGAGCTTTGTATCCCGAACCGTCTTCATTAACAGCCTCGGCATCGAGTATCTGGGCGTGAATGGACTGTTCACGAATATTCTCGCGATGCTGACGCTGGCGGAGGCGGGGATCGGCACAAGCATCATGTACAGTCTCTATAAGCCGATTGCGGAAAATGATCACGTGCAGATTAACAAGCTGATGCGGCTGTACCGCAGCGCCTATCTCGTTATCGCTCTGGTGGTCACGGTGCTGGGCCTGTCCCTGCTCCCTTTTCTGGATGAGATCGTCAAGAACACGGACATCCCGCATCTGTATCTGATCTATCTGATCTTCCTGCTTAATACGGTGACGCCTTATCTTTTCTCCTACAAAAATTCATTCCTGAATGTGAATCAGAAGAGCTATATCGTCACTGTGGCGTACTCCGCATCCTCTATTCTTTCAACTAGTCTCAAAATCGGCATCCTGTACTTTACGGCGAATTACATCCTGTTCCTGATCATCGACAGCATTCTAACTATCGTTACGTCGGTATATCTGACCATGACCGCCAACCGGAAATATCCGTATCTCAGGCAAAAAGCAGCAGGCAAGCTGGATGCGGGAACCAAAGGCGGAATCATCAAAAATGTCAAAGCGATCGTCATCCAAAATATCGGCAGCTATCTGGTGCTCGGGACGGAAAATATTCTGATTTCCACCTTTGTCAGCGTCGCGGCCGTAGGCCTGTATTCCAACTATAAAATGCTGATCGATATCGCCAGAACCTTTATCAACCAGGTGTTCAGCAATTTGTACCACAGTGTCGGGAATCTCGTCTCCAGCGAAAGTGAGGAGAAAATATACAGTGTCTATAAAGTGATGCTGCTGCTCAGCTTCTGGCTGTACTCTCTGCTCGCGATCCTGCTGTATCTCCTGATTGAGCCGTTTATCGGGCTCTGGATCGGCGGAAAGTTCCTGATGACCGGTGGGGTACTCCTTGTCCTGCTGCTGCTGTTCTACGAACGGGGAATGCGCAATCCGATCAGCACGGTGAAGACGACGGCCGGCATTTTTCATGAAGACCGCTTCGTTCCGCTGGCCCAGGCCGTCCTCGGACTAGGGGTTTCCATTTTTCTGGTACGGCAGATCGGCATTGAAGGAGTTTTCATCGGCTCTCTGTTCGGCGCGCTGGCCATGCCATTCTGGACAACACCCTATCTGGTCTACAAAAAAGTGTTCCATTTGCCCGTCGCCGATTATTACCTGAAATTCGTCACTTACTCTTTGATTGGGATAAGCGCTTTTTTTGCGGCGTACTATACAAGCGGTTTTATCCACGCGGGAAATTTCCCGCAGCTGATTGTCAAAGGAATTGTCGCGTTTGCAACCGTCAACCTGATCTACTTCGCGGTCTTTCATCGGAGGGAAGAATTTAAGTACCTTCAGGGCATTACCAAGGTTATGTTCGGCAAAGTCACCTTAAAGTTCAAGCCCCATTTGAAGAACGGAGGATGATGGCATGGCCATACTAATTACCGGAGGCGCCGGCTATATCGGCAGCCATACTGCGGTGGAACTGCTCGAAGCGGGATACGAGATTGTTATAGTCGATAATTTTGCCAACAGCCATCCCGAGGCGATCCGTCGGATCACGGAGATCACGGGCCGCACGTTCCCTTTTTATGAGCTCGACTTATTGGACAGTGAAGGGCTGGAGGACGTGTTCGCTCGGCACCCGATCGAAGCGGTCATTCATTTTGCAGGGCTTAAGGCGGTAGGGGAGTCGATGGAAGATCCGCTCAGGTACTATCATACGAATCTGCTGAGTACCTTGATGCTGTGCAAGACGATGCAAAAATATGAAGTGTTCCGGATCGTATTCAGCTCCTCGGCAACCGTATACGGCGCTCCGGAGTCGGTGCCCATTACGGAAGACTCTCCTGTAGGCGCAACTAATCCTTACGGACGGACCAAAGAAATGATCGAGCATATTCTGCGTGATGTCGCGGTGTCCAATCCCCGCTGGGGAATTTCGATTCTGCGTTACTTTAACCCGATAGGAGCGCACAAGAGCGGGCGGATCGGCGAGGACCCGAACGGCATTCCGAACAATCTGCTGCCTTATATTTCCCAGGTGGCCGTTGGCAAACTGGCCATGCTCAGCGTGTACGGGAATGATTATCCTACTGCCGACGGCACGGGCGTAAGAGACTATATTCATGTCGTGGATCTGGCGCAGGGCCATTTGAAGGCGCTAGAGCGGGTTATGGAGCGCGCTGATGTCGAGGTATACAACTTGGGAACGGGCCTGGGCTCAAGCGTACTGGAGATGGTGAAGGCCTTCGAGAAGGTGTCGGGCAAGGCCATACCTTACCGGGTTACCGAGCGAAGAGCGGGCGATATCGCCGTCTGCTACGCGGATACGTCCAGAGCGAATGAAGAATTGCATTGGAAGGCTGTGCGCGGGTTAGAGGAGATGTGCGAAGATACGTGGCGGTGGCAGTCAGTGAATCCGGGAGGCTATACGGAGAGCGAGCTGGAAAAAGCGAATTAAAACGGGCCGTCTCAAAGGCAAATTGCCGGAGAGATGGCTTTTTTTGTGCGGTATTAGTGTGCGGTATTGGGCGGGGGTTAACGGCGTTCCATCCTCCATTTGTTGTATTCCAGAAAGTCGCGGAACTCCCTTTTGCTGATGCCGGAGTGCATCGCTTCCTTAATTAACTCGTTCCACTCCAGATCAGTCTGCTCGGCGTCTTCCTTCTTCGGGTCCGAATGCAGGAATTCTTCCACGGTGATGCCCAGAACGGAGCCGACTTTTTCCAGAAACTGAATGGAGGGGTTCTTCTGGATTCCGCGTTCGATCGAGCTCAAATAAGATTTGGCGACTCCGGCTCTTTCGGACAATTCCGTAAGGGAATAATTCTTCTTTTTGCGAAGCTGCTGTATTCGTTTACCAATCATGGCTGACCTCCGTAATTGATCTGGTACCCGCAGATTTGGCGAATTTGTCGACTACCACAAATCGATCCATGACTTCCGCCCCGGAAATATAGTGGGAACCGCTGCGAAGCCAGGCGTGAGCGATCAGTTTTCCGTCCTCGTCTTTGGCCGTTCCTAAATATAGGGTGCTCCCGATGCCCCTTCTTTCCAGCATTTTCATGCCGGCGATGGCCCTTACCAGGCATTTGCTGTCCCATGGAGTGTATTGGCTGACGGTCTGAATGGAGTGGGCCACCCGCCACATGGAGGGAGTAAGCGCCGAATCGCTCTCCCGGCCCGTCTCTTGCCCTCTTTCGCCAAGTGACGGCGCCACTTTAGAGAACTTGCGAAAGAGGAGGGTACGGGCCCAGCCGAGCAGTAAAAAGGCTTCCAAATAAGACAAGAGGGCAGTCTTGTCCAAGCCAAGCAGCAACCGGAGCTTTCTGGCCAGCTTCATCCGGCATCCGCCACGCGAA encodes:
- a CDS encoding glycosyltransferase; the encoded protein is MKKNLLFVMPGLSAGGGEKSLVNLLSQIDFGQYAVDLFLFNHEGIFMEFLPKEVNVLPLPESFRLFHLPLARSVKELVLRHKLPLAYSRTMFAFKNAVSQSRAVTEQYSWKYISRSVEPLEKQYDVAIGFLEKTSTYFCVDKVNAVKKIGWVHIDYDKLGMDPEFDKGYFQRLDHIVTVSEECVDILARRFPEQRHKIELIYNIISPRIIRQMADQAKVDVYGRSGNEIVILSIGRLHPQKGFELAIEACKLLVTKGYDICWNVIGSGEEKARLTRLIRENGLENHFKLLGLMTNPYSYIKHADFYVQTSRFEGKSIAIDEAKILNKPILVTNFSTAKDQIRHEHNGLIASMNPEDIARGIERLIEDRELRARLSRNLSLEKLGTEEEIDKLYRLVGEAQ
- a CDS encoding glycosyltransferase, whose product is MKKRLLFVMNNLHCGGAEKSLISLLQTLDYSRYEVDLFLFRHEGLFMSQIPSFVNLLQAPPDNLYFNMSIKTAFADCLRKGKLKIALARLFAQFIFVTEKNAARSEQRAWKYVSASIPRINGKYDAAIGFLEKNPIYCIIDKVDAKVKIGWIHTNYASLRMDAAIDRPFFDRLDYIVTVSDECASALHKAFKAQTGKIKVIHNIVSPSIIRRMSELEMPKPPASGKGCMNITTVARLSPVKGIDLAIEACRILVEQGYPVRWNVLGYGTDSEVRDCTRLIREYGLEEYFKLLGTVDNPYPYLKSADIYVQPSRFEGKSIAVDEAKIMGKPIIVTNFSTAKEQIEHRLNGWIAGMNPEELAEGIRKVIEDEQLRARWAERLAREKLGTEAEVNKLYELIS
- a CDS encoding acyltransferase, with product MFERVKKAIALRLGRISTEQLNIEACIRQGMKVGRNCHGLGAATIDYAHCWLIEIGDNVTFAPQVYLLAHDASTKRHLDYTKIAKIVIEDGAFIGARALIMPGVTVGKNAIVAAGSIVTKSVPEGMVVAGNQARVLSTTEAYIQKHQEKMGHSDLYDENWTIGRRISPDMCRQMSDQLINGSVGYVK
- a CDS encoding glycoside hydrolase family 88 protein → MVIQILLYLIAAAAIIAAAIDLIPVWKSWFGRIHIGRYDDRRVWSRALTARGLKWLSRMPAVKVTDNTRLIALDMLRGNYTKSAIQHWQEAALLLGLGEYLRQNDDPAVRQSIQSFLDSKLDGGGRWKEQPKHVDTAILAYAILSLDFIGSDRVEPAMHAVWELIREHLGTDGTVSYRQSVKGYRYVDTVGFICPFLVAYGLKYGRPECVDLAVKQITEYEQHGMLEPHHIPVHAYNVENHVPLGLYGWGRGLGWFAIGLIDAWSQLPPDHRHKPVLERSVERYAEAVMRFQQPDGSWRWTVTRGECRPDSSAVATLAWFLQGASAIGRISVECRLSAEAAMRYLMGVTRRSGAVDFSQGDTKDIGVYSTLFDVLPFTQGYAIRAVNRYLNTFHEKGEPR
- a CDS encoding glycosyltransferase family 2 protein is translated as MKITVFTPAYNRGYILPELYRSLQAQTFADFEWLVIDDGSSDRTPELFKAWEREQNPFSIRYFRVENGGKHRAINKGVNLARGELFFIVDSDDRLTPDALESIAKWEEGLQGNSRFCGVAGNRGADSQHVIGTTFEGEYVDATSLERTRLGITGDKAEVFYTKILRNYRFDEIEGEKFLTESTVWDRMAYDGLKLRWFNHTIYICDYLEDGLTRNMKRIFSENPKGTALYIKQQIKHYNYDLRGRLSNYNLYYDFVGARTGLRKAARYLEIHPLTLLAATCLVRLRKLMLQRP
- a CDS encoding lipopolysaccharide biosynthesis protein, producing the protein MRVKNSIINITAGIGNQLVMTLLSFVSRTVFINSLGIEYLGVNGLFTNILAMLTLAEAGIGTSIMYSLYKPIAENDHVQINKLMRLYRSAYLVIALVVTVLGLSLLPFLDEIVKNTDIPHLYLIYLIFLLNTVTPYLFSYKNSFLNVNQKSYIVTVAYSASSILSTSLKIGILYFTANYILFLIIDSILTIVTSVYLTMTANRKYPYLRQKAAGKLDAGTKGGIIKNVKAIVIQNIGSYLVLGTENILISTFVSVAAVGLYSNYKMLIDIARTFINQVFSNLYHSVGNLVSSESEEKIYSVYKVMLLLSFWLYSLLAILLYLLIEPFIGLWIGGKFLMTGGVLLVLLLLFYERGMRNPISTVKTTAGIFHEDRFVPLAQAVLGLGVSIFLVRQIGIEGVFIGSLFGALAMPFWTTPYLVYKKVFHLPVADYYLKFVTYSLIGISAFFAAYYTSGFIHAGNFPQLIVKGIVAFATVNLIYFAVFHRREEFKYLQGITKVMFGKVTLKFKPHLKNGG
- the galE gene encoding UDP-glucose 4-epimerase GalE gives rise to the protein MAILITGGAGYIGSHTAVELLEAGYEIVIVDNFANSHPEAIRRITEITGRTFPFYELDLLDSEGLEDVFARHPIEAVIHFAGLKAVGESMEDPLRYYHTNLLSTLMLCKTMQKYEVFRIVFSSSATVYGAPESVPITEDSPVGATNPYGRTKEMIEHILRDVAVSNPRWGISILRYFNPIGAHKSGRIGEDPNGIPNNLLPYISQVAVGKLAMLSVYGNDYPTADGTGVRDYIHVVDLAQGHLKALERVMERADVEVYNLGTGLGSSVLEMVKAFEKVSGKAIPYRVTERRAGDIAVCYADTSRANEELHWKAVRGLEEMCEDTWRWQSVNPGGYTESELEKAN
- a CDS encoding helix-turn-helix domain-containing protein, giving the protein MIGKRIQQLRKKKNYSLTELSERAGVAKSYLSSIERGIQKNPSIQFLEKVGSVLGITVEEFLHSDPKKEDAEQTDLEWNELIKEAMHSGISKREFRDFLEYNKWRMERR
- a CDS encoding lasso peptide biosynthesis B2 protein, whose protein sequence is MKLARKLRLLLGLDKTALLSYLEAFLLLGWARTLLFRKFSKVAPSLGERGQETGRESDSALTPSMWRVAHSIQTVSQYTPWDSKCLVRAIAGMKMLERRGIGSTLYLGTAKDEDGKLIAHAWLRSGSHYISGAEVMDRFVVVDKFAKSAGTRSITEVSHDW